GGTGGAATCGAGTACCGAAGAGAAAAAATCCCGCTCCCTCCTGAAGACCTCTTCTCGATCCCTCTCGCCCATGGCACCCCGTTCTCGAACTGGACCTCACCGAAGTCATTGTAATGCAATACTGATGCCAGGGAATAACATCCCGGTAACAGACACAATTCAAAGGGATTAATCGGGGAGTGGCGAGAAAGGGTGAGGCGTTCAGTTATAATGGACAGCCCATTATGAATCGAGAGGATTCATTTCAGGCCGTATTCCTTGATCTTTCGCTTGAGCGTCGAGAGGGATATGCCGAGCGCTTTCGCTGCGCGGGTATAATTACCCGAAAGGCGCTCGAGCGCGTGTTTTATGTAATTCCGCTCCATCTCGCTGAGGGGAGCGATCGCCTCGTCGCCTCCCTTGTTCTCGCTGTTCGGCGCTGCAGAGGCGGCCTTGCCGAGGAGCTCCGAAGGCCGCATGACATCGCCCTTCTGGAGGATAACGGACCGCTCGATGATGTTCTTCAGCTCCCTGATATTGCCCGGCCAGTCGTACTCCATCAGTTTCTTCAGCTCTCCTTCGGCGAGCCGGACATCCCGGCCGAAGGCGATCTTCCTGACGAGATAATCGCAGAGCAGAGGGATATCCTCCTTTCACGGAGGGGGGGGATATGGACGCGTATGACGCTGAGCCGGTAGTAGAGATCGCTTCTGAAGGTCTTGCCGAGGACATTCTCGAGGTCCGCACTGGTTGCGGCCACGATACGGACATCGACAGGCCGGATGGTATCGCCGCCGAGGCGCTTGATCTGCTTGTCTTCAAGGACGCTGAGGAGCTTCGACTGGAGGTGCATCGGCATCTCGCCGATCTCGTCGAGGAGGAGCGTCCCCCCTTCCGCCATCTCGAAGATCCCCCGCTTCGAGGTCGCGGCTCCGGTAAAGGCGCCCTTCTCGTAGCCGAAGAGCTCGGCCTCGATCAGGTTTTCGGGCAGCGCGGCGCAGTTGATGCTGATGAAAGCATCCTTCCGCGCCGTGCTCTTGTAATGGACCGCCTTCGCGACGACGTTTTTACCCGTGCCGGTCTCCCCGGTAATCAGCACCGGGACATCGGCCGTCGAGGCGAGCTCCACGAGGCGGGCGATCTCGAGGAGCTCGTCGCTCTGCCCGATGAGGACCGTGCCCTCGCTCGCCTTATGGCTCTTGTAATCTTCAACCTGGGCCACCTTCTCGAGGGCGAGCGTCTTCAGCGCCTGCCCGATAGCGAGCGAGAGCTCCTCGAGCTCGAAGGGCTTGGAAAGATAATCATGGGCGCCCGCCCTGATCGCCTTTATGGCGCCGTCGAAGCTCGGATGGGCGGTGATGAAGATTATTTTCGACTGCTCGTTATGCTTGAGGATCGAGGGGCAGAGGGTATGCCCTTCGGCGTCGGGAAGG
This is a stretch of genomic DNA from Nitrospirota bacterium. It encodes these proteins:
- a CDS encoding helix-turn-helix domain-containing protein, which produces MEYDWPGNIRELKNIIERSVILQKGDVMRPSELLGKAASAAPNSENKGGDEAIAPLSEMERNYIKHALERLSGNYTRAAKALGISLSTLKRKIKEYGLK
- a CDS encoding sigma-54 dependent transcriptional regulator; translated protein: MGAGSHKKTLLIIDDDKLLCDAVKDYFGRNSIEVLIANSGGDGLAQCGAAKVDVVLLDQNLPDAEGHTLCPSILKHNEQSKIIFITAHPSFDGAIKAIRAGAHDYLSKPFELEELSLAIGQALKTLALEKVAQVEDYKSHKASEGTVLIGQSDELLEIARLVELASTADVPVLITGETGTGKNVVAKAVHYKSTARKDAFISINCAALPENLIEAELFGYEKGAFTGAATSKRGIFEMAEGGTLLLDEIGEMPMHLQSKLLSVLEDKQIKRLGGDTIRPVDVRIVAATSADLENVLGKTFRSDLYYRLSVIRVHIPPLRERRISLCSAIISSGRSPSAGMSGSPKES